The Granulicella sp. 5B5 nucleotide sequence GATCCATTGCGGTATGCGACGACGACTTGCTTATAGTCGTCCTTCGTCACCAATTGATCGTTGGCATCGATTTGAAAGTCCTGCCGGGGACCATCGAAGTTTCCTTTTGCGGCGTTCACGCTGGCCTGGCTCAACGCCGTGCGGAGGTCCTCCATGTTGAGCCCATAGGAAGAGAGCTTTCGAGGATCGGCCTGAATGCGAACCGCTGGCTTCTGGCCACCGCTGATCGAAACTAAACCGACTCCATTCAACTGCGAAATCTTCGGTGACAGCCGCGTGTCCACAAGGTCTTCCACCGACGAAAGCGGCATCGTATCGGAAGTAATAGCCAGTGTGAGAATTGGCGCGTCCGCGGGATTGCTCTTGCTGTAAATCGGCGGAGCCGGCAAGTTCGCTGGCAGCAAATTCGCCCCGGCATTGATCGCCGACTGCACCTCTTCCTCAGCAACATCCATGCCTAATGTGAGGTTGAATTGCAGGACGATTACCGAGGTCCCTCCCGAGCTCGTGGAGGTCATCTGACTCAAACCCTGCAACTCACCAAACTGGCGCTCCAACGGAGCGGTTACAGTCGTTGCCACCACGTCGGGGCTGGCGCCGGGATAAAACGTCAGCACCTGAATTGTCGGGTAATCGACTTCAGGCAGCGCCGAAACCGGCAGCTGCGTGTAACAGACAATGCCGACCAGCATGATCGCTGCCATCAGCAGCGACGTCGCAACTGGGCGCAGAATAAACGGACGTGAAGGACTCAAGGGGCGCTGCTCCCACTGGTTGTATCGGCGGCGGGCAGTGACGACGCGCCACTTTTGCCCCCACTGCCGGAGGAGATGGAGACCTTCGAACCCTCTTGGAGTTTCTCAAAACCACTGTCCGCGACCGTATCGCCGGGATTGATCCCTGTCACTGCCGTCTTGCCACCGTCAGCCACCCCCTCTTGAACGTTCTTCAGGTGGGCTATGCCGTTGTCAATGACAAAGACAAAGGCCGTCGTGCCGTTATGCTGAATGGCCGAGGTCGGAACCAGCGTGGCGTTGTGCAGGGTATTCACCAGCAGTCGCGCGTTCACAAACTCGTTTGGATACAAACCTAAATTGGTATTTGAAAAGAGCGCCCGCGCTTTGACGGTGCCCGTTGTCGTATCAATTTGGTTATCGAGCGTGATCAGCGTGCCAGTGCCAACGCTATTTTGATTGCTACGATCCAACGCATCGACGGTAAGTTTGGCATGCTTCTTCAGTTCCGGTTGAACGATGCTCAGACTGTCTTCAGGGATAGAAAAGACCACCGTGATCGGCTGAATCTGCGTCACCACGGCCAGCGGAGACGTGCCATTCGCAGCCAACACGTTGCCTGGGTCCACCAACCGCAATCCCACCCTGCCCGCAATGGGCGATGTAATGTGACAGAACGATAGCTGAACCTGGTCATACTGTACGGTGCCCTGATCGATCTTCACCGTGCCTTCGTCCTGCATCACCAGCTTCTCTTGGTCGTCGAGCGTCTGCTTGGGAATAGCATTCTTGGCCCAGGCTGCTTTATAGCGCTCAAGATCCATTTGCGCCTGCGCCAACAAGCCCTGGTCACGTTGCAGCGTACCCTCAGCTTCCATCAGCGTAGCCTGGTACGGTCGCGGGTCTATCTCCACCAGCGGAGTTCCCTTCGATACCATCTGCCCTTCGGCATAATGAACTGCCGTTACCTGGCCTGGAACCTGGTTGATGATATTGGCCGTGTAAACCGGCGTCACCGTTCCAATTGCATCGACGTACACCCCAATATCGCCAGAGGTCGCCTTCGCCGGTATCAGAACCACGGTGCCGCCGATGGCACCATGGCGCCCGCCGCCCTTCGGCGCAGGGATGGTCTTATGCCGCTCAATCAATATGTATGCGGCCGCAAAAGCCGCCAATACCGCGACCCAAATGATCACCTTGACGGCCTTACTTTGTGTCGGTCGATGTTCGTGCTCCTGATATTGCATCTCAGGAGCGGGGTGTGATGCTGCATTCGGATCGGGTGGCAACATGTCTCTCGTGTCGTGCATTGGGTTTAGATTTTTAAGGTCTGAGGATGGCAAGGACCTGTTGGAATCAATCTAATCAGGTCTGCCTGGAAACTCTTCTGCAAGCAACGTTATTGCACTCAGGGTTTGACGTTGTACCACCCTCGGATAGTTGCAGCGAGTTCCACACCACCCCAAAGGAATGCGGAACACTATCCCGAAGCATTTGTTCTACTTGCGAATCTCTTCAATAATTCATAATTCGCCGGTCACCTTGATCGACGACATAACCCGCAGACACCCCCCGAGGGGGATGGGGATATCGATATGTCCAAACCGATAATCGCTGTGAGTTCGAGTAAATGCGAATACGCGAACGGACATTTCGATTTTAGTCCATAGACACCGCTCACTGGGACACGGTGACGCAACACCATGAAAGCTCGTGCCGCTCTTCGGTCTGCAATCTCTCCCGGCTGTGCAGCCGCGCCCGCATCTCTCACATCGCATCGATCCTCTCAGGCTCCGACGGCACCATAGAGCGTGTACCTATCTGCATCCCGGTCGGCAACTCAGCCCGGGGGACCCAACCGCTCGTCTTCGCCGGCAACCTCGCCTGTCAACCCCTGCCACCCCTAACCCACACATTCCAAACCATATCTAAAAACACATTCCCTGTCCTCAAACCTCTAAAATAGAAATAGGGGCAAGATTGGCAACTAAACCCTGCTCCCCGGCAGATGAGTTCTTACGGAAACATACACCCGCTATCCCCTTTGTTTCCCATATCATACCCGTAACTATATACAGAATCACCCACTTACCCCCGGGATCACCTCGTAAGTCGATGATTCTGCTAGATACCCCCGCTACATAGGGGAGGGGGGAGGGGGGTATCTATCCCGCCCCAAACAAAACCGGCGAGCAGACTTCGCTCCTCGCCGCTCTCAAGCCTTCGCCTTGGCCGCCTGCAGAGGTCCTGCCTGCAGAATCTTTCCACCCTCTTGAATCACATACAGCTGGTTCGCACTCAGGTCTTTCAGAATATCGATCTGCCCGCTCAGCCAGCGGATCTCCACCGTGTCCACCTTCTTGGCCTCATCCAGCCCAAAGTGCAACCGCAGGTCGTTCTGCGAAAAGTAGCTTCCACCGCTGCGCAGCTCATCGTCCTGCCGCAGTGCCTTCGCTGCATCGGGCTTCATCTTCGCCGTCACAATCACGCGGCTGCCAATGCCCGACCGGTTCGACCGCGTCCCCACAAGCTTGATCTTGATCCAGTTGCGGTTCAGCGTCGAATCGCAACGCAGCAACTGTGGCACGGAGTTGATGCAGTTCACCGCTACATCCATGCAGCCATCGTTGTTGTAGTCCCCAAACGCGCACCCACGCGCCGGCGCCTTCTCCAGGATCCCCGGCCCACCCTGCGCCGTCACATCCTCAAACCGCCCGTTCTGCATATTGCGATACAGATATTTGTGCTCGGCATACTTCAAGTCCGCCTTCGACTTGTCGACCTCTGGATACACATGCCCGTTCGACATCAGGATGTCCGGCCAGCCGTCGTTGTCCATATCGAAGAACCCCACGCCCCACCCCAGCAGCCGGGTGTTCTCGCCCAGACCGCCAGGATACGTGTGGTCCTCAAACGTAGCTCCGCCGAGGTTCGCATACAGCGAATCTGTATCGCCCGCGAAGTTCGTCTTCACCACATCCATCGTGCCGTCGCGGTTGTAGTCGCCAATCGAAACCCCCATCCCCGCCTGCGGCTTCGCCTCCGCGGACAGCGCCGCGCCGGCCTCGATCGCGATATCGACGAACGTGCCGTCCTTCTGGTTCTGATACAGCGTCGCCGGCGCAGAATCGTTCGCCACGTAGATATCCGGCCAGCCATCGCCATCCAGGTCCGACGCCGCCACGCTCAGCCCATACGTGCCCACCGCCGTCCACATGCCGCTCTTCTCGCTCACATCGGTAAACGTGCCGTTCCCGTTGTTGTGATACAGAATGTTGCGCCCACCCGGCAGCCCTGGCGGCCCGCAAGCTACCAGCATTCCTTTGTAGGTGCACGGCCCGTCCTCGGGCTTCGGCGCAGTCTTCAAATCGAAATCAACATAGTTCGCCACAAACAAATCGAGATGCCCGTCACGGTCATAGTCCACGAACGTACACCCCGTATTCCAGCGGATCTTCGGCCCCGGCTGCAATAACCCGGCCTTCTCCGTCACATCGGTAAACGTGCCGTTGCCGTTGTTGCGGTATAGCGCATTCTGCCCGTAGTACGTCACAAACAGGTCGTCCTTGCCGTCGTTGTCATAGTCGCCCACACAGCACGCCTGGCCCCAGCCCGTCTTGTGCTCCAGCCCAGAGCCCTTCGACACATCCGTGAACGTGCCATCGCGGTTGTTCTTGAACAGGTGGCACCGCGGCTCCTGCCCCGCAGGAAATCCCTCCAGCCTCCAGCCGTTCACCAGGAACAGGTCCTGCCAGCCGTCGTCATCATAGTCATAGAACGCAAGCCCGCAACCGGTCGTCTCCAGCAGGTACGTGTTCTTGAACTTGCCGCCGTAGATCGTCTCCACATTCAGCCCTGCCTGCGAGGCCACATCCACAAAGCTCAAACCCAGCGATGTGCCTTCAATCGGGCTCTTCGGTCCACCCGTCGGCGGTGGCACAGGCCGCGCGTCGTAGCTGCGCTCCTGCGGCCCAATCTTGATCGGCCCCGGCTTCTGTTGCTGCTGCACCGGCGCAGCCAGCGCAAGAATGTCCGCAAACGGCAGTACCAGCGCGGTCCTGCTCAACGACTTGATAAACCTTCTACGGTCCACGCTCTTCTTCACGGCTCTCCTGCTCCACTTCCCATCGCCCGCGTCTCTGCATGAACATGCCACGGCACGCTCTCGTTCGAAAGCTCCGGATGCTTCCGCAGGTAATCCAGCGAGTACGTCGGTGCCGCCGGGTCGATCCACTTCATCGCATACTCCTCAGACTCAAGCCTCGCTTCCGCCTTCATCCCCAGCCTGCGGTACAAAATCGCCAGGTTGTAGTGCGCCGTCAGATCATCCGGATCAACTCCCTGCAACCGCTTGAACGTCGCCACCGCATCCTCAGGCCGGTGCCCCTGATAGTAGCTGATGCCCAGCTCGCGCAACGCATCCCGTGCCCGCGGATACTGCCTTACCACCTCTTGCAAATCTGCAATCTCCGCCACTGAATTCCCATTGCGCCGCTCCACCAGCGCCATGTAGTACAGCGCACGCGCGTCCTTCGGGGCCAGTTCCAGCGCCTTCTCCAACGGAGCCCGCGCATCAGCATACTTCTCCCACTCAATCTCGTTCAGCCCCACATTCACCCAACCGTCTTTATACGTCGGACGCAACTTCACCACCTGCTCGAACGCCGTAGCGGCATCGGCATACTGCAACTCATCCATCAATCCGATGCCCACATTGTTCCACCGCATCCACTCGGGATTGTCATTCGCCCGCGCCGGTGTCACCGCATTCTCGCCCAGACTGATCGTCCGCGTCCGCGACGCAATCTCCACCACCGGATATGCCGGATGCTTTGGCCCCAGCACGTTGTTCAGATACGTCTGCCTCAGATGCCGATACTCCACAGCAGCCTTGATCATGATCGGCCACACCACTCCCTCCGGCACCTCGAACCGGTACCGTACCAGCGTCGACCGCCCTGACTGGATCGTGTTGTCATACGCCACCGAATGGATCGTCCACACCTTGTGATCGTCCACAAACTCGCCTGCCGAGTTCACCGGACGGTTCGTAAAGCTGTGCACACCCGGATCCAGCGTCCCATCCGTCCGCAGATAGCCGCTCTCATACACCATCTTGCCCGTCGCATCGCTCACCTTGAACGACACCCATGCTTCATACAGATCACGCACCTCGGGGATCAGCGAGTGCCCAATCGCCTTGCTTTGGATCACCACATACGTCTCGATCGTCGGCTTCGGCGGCAGCGTAAACGCCACCGATCCCAGCGGCGCAACCAGCGGCGCGTCATTCACCTTCATCCCGAACAAGTCCACATTCAGATAGTTCCCCGTCTGCAGAAACTCCTCCGTCCGCTTCAGCTGCTCGTCATACCCGTAATAGAACGGCACCGCCGTGTTCCCCGCCAGCCAACGATGCGATGCCAGCAGCCCTTTCTTCGCTCCCGGATCGGGCAGGCTGATCGGCTCACGCTTCATATGGCAGCCTTGGCATGTGGCATAGTCCGCCTGATAAAATACTAGCGGGTTTTCCTTCGAGTACTTCGATCCCTGCCACTCGTCATACGTGCTGAACAAACGAATCCACTTGTATTGATTCATCATCACCGGCATGTTCGCCTTGTGGCACGCCGAGCAGAACTCCGTCGACTGGTAACTCTTCTGCATCACCGCATTCGAGTGCCAATCCAGGTGCGCCAGGATCTCCGCATCCGGCACCATCCCCGTGATGCGCTTGCCATTCGCATCCACCATCACCGCCGGCACGCCCATCACATAGCTGCCGTTGCCCAGCTTGCTGTCCACCTTCTGGATCGAGTGGCACACCATGCACGTCACCCCATCGCCATCGAAGCTCCGGTCCACCGTCGAGTGTGGATTCAGCGCCCCGGACACCACGCCAATCGGGTTATGACAGCTATCGCAATGCCGCGTATACGCGATCCCCTTTTCATCGCGCAGCAAGTCCACGCTGTGCCGGTAAAACGGCGTCCGAAACGAGTTCGAGTGCAGCGCCTGCCGCCACTGTGCATACGCCGCCTTGTGGCAGTGCCCGCAATACTCAGCCGTCGGAAACGCGCTCGGCTGAATAAAATCGTTCCCCTCGATCGAAGCATTCCCCGGCAGCGACAGCTTGCCCTCGCCATACACCGCCTCCGCGGTGCCTGCCGAGATGAACTGGTACGTCGCGCGAATCTTGTCCGCATACGCCTTGCGCGCCGCCGACTCCACAGCAGCATCTGCCGCCGTAGTCTTCGCCGTGACAGCCTTATCGTCGGAAGCCTTCGCAACGGCCTTCTTCCCGTCCTCCGCCGCCCACGCCACCCGCGTCATCGAAAAGCTCGACCCCACCGCCAGCCCCACACTGCCGCACAGCACTGCCAGCAACACCCCGCGCCGCATCGGACCTCTTCCCACATCTGGCATCGTGCCGGATTATAACGACGCTGTCATAGCGATGTATACGACAGCTCGCCCACTGCGCCCTCGTCCGGACTGCCATAACCACCTACGGCTGCTTTACGAGTTTCGCCCGCTCCGCTGCGGCGTCCGCCTTCCGCCCCTGCGCGTCATACACCTTCGCCAACCCCACATGGGCCTCGCTGTAGCTCGCGTCGTAATTCAGCGCATCCTTGAACTGCACCATCGCCCCTGCCACATCGCCGCTCTTCAGCAAACCCTCACCGGTATGCGTCGCCACCTCGGCGCGCTGCTCGTTCATATGCGCGCGCATCAACTCCGCTGCCTTATGCCGCTCCGCAACCGCCTCCGGCATCTTGTTCTCCTTCACATACACCGCTGCCAGCGTCAGGTGCACATCCGACTGGTCCGGCTGCTGCGCAATCGCCTCCGCCAGCGCCGCTTCGGCCTCCGGCAGCTTGTCCAGATGGTTGTAAACGCTCCCCAGCGTCGCCCACGCGTCGCCATTCTTCGGCCGCATATCCAGCGACGCCTTCAGTTCCCGCGCCGCTTCCGCATACCGCCCTGTCTGCATATAGAGCATCCCCAGCGCCAGCGGCGCCTCCGGCTCCTTCGCATCCAGCTTCGCCGCCTGCTCTAGTTCAGGAATCGCCCGCGCCGCATCGTCCTGCATTTTGTACGCGAGCCCTAGATCGTAATGCACCTGCGCCGCATCCGGCTCCAGCTTCGCCGCTGCCTGCAGTTGCACCACCGCATCGTCCAACTGGTTTAGCTGCACATACGCCGCCGCCAGGTCCTCCAGCGCCGTTGCGTTCTGTGGGGCCATCTCCACCGCCCTCTGTAGCACAGGCACCGCGTCCTTCGCACGCTGCTCCTGTGTCAACGCCATACCCATGTTCGTCATCGCGTCCGCGTTCTGCGGCTGCGCCTGCAGCACTTTCTCGAACAGCCCCACCGCCTCCGGCACCCTGTCGCTGCGCTGCAACGCCAGCGCCAACTCATACATCGCACCTATATCTACCGAATGCTTTACCAAAAGCCCCTGCAGCACCGGGATCGCCTTCGCATCCTCGCCCGCGCGCTCCAGTGCCACGCCATACTGCAGCGCAATCACTTCACTTCGCGGGTCCAGCGCCGCCGCCCTTGCTATCTCCTTCAGCGCGTCCGGCTCACCTTGCGCCTGCATTGCCAGCCCCACATGCAGATGCATCCTCGCATCCATTGGCATCAATCTCGACGCCGCCACAAACTCCCGCTCCGCATCCGCCCACTGCCTCTGTTGCGCATACAGAGACCCCAAATTGTCGTGCAGCGTCGCATCCTTAGGCGCGCTCTCCGACGCCGCCTTCATCTGCGCCGTCGCCTCTTCCAGCTTTCCCACTGTCGCCAGCGCAAACGCATACTGCTGCAATATGATCGGCGGCAGCGCTCTATGTTCTGCCGTCGCCTGCGACTCCATCTGCGCATACAAAGTCAGTGAAGCCGAAAACTCCCGCACCGCTTTCGCGTGGTCCCCCCGCGCCAGCGCCGCCTGCCCTGCACGAAATGCCCCCTCAGCCGTCTGCTGCCCCCACGCCATCGACGCCACACACAACAGCATGCAGCAGCAAACTCCCCACCGTGCCCACCTCCGCATCGCCCGCAAGCTCACATCGCTCATCGAACCAAACGATAGCACCCGCCATACGTCTTGCAGAAGCCCAACCTAGGTCCCAATATCCAACCCCAGATCCAGCGCCCGCACACTATGCGTCAGCGCACCTACCGAGATCACATCCACACCCGTTGCCGCAATCGCTGCAATCTTCTCCAACGTCACTCCCCCACTTGCCTCCACCAGCGCACGCCCCGCGATCAGCGCGACGCCCTCGCATAGCTGGTCATTCGTAAAATTATCCAGCAGCACCGTATGCACCCCCGCCGCCAGTACCGCCTCAATCTGGTCAAGCCGGTCGACCTCAACCTCCACATGCACCGTATGCGGTAACCGGTCCTTCATCGCCTGTAGCGCCGCCGTTACATCGCCCACACCATTCGCCTTCAACACCGCAAGATGGTTGTCCTTCGCCATCACCGCATCCGACAGCGAATACCGGTGATTGTTGCCGCCCCCGCACCGCACCGCATATCTTTCCAGCACGCGCAGCCCCGGAGTCGTCTTCCGCGTATCCACAATCCGCGCCTTCGTCCCCGTCGCGGCCTTCACATACTGCGCCGTCATCGTCGCAATGCCACTCAACCTCTGCACCAGATTCAGCGCCACGCGCTCCGCCTGCAGCACCCCACGCGCCGGTCCGCGCACCGCCGCAAGCACATCGCCGGCCATAAACGCATCCCCGTCGTGGACAACAAACTCCATCGCGATCTCCGCATCGGTCAGCGTCATCGCCGCGCGAAAGACATCCACACCGCACAATACCCCGGGCTCACGCGCCACCAGTTGCGCCGTCACCACAGCCGCCTCTGGAATCAGCGTCTGCGAGGTAATATCTCCCCACGGTGCATCTTCCTCCAGAGCCGCTAGCACAATCTTCGTCACCGCATCTTCAGGCAGCCTGCACCACTCACTCATATGCCGCCACCAGTACTTTCTCCGCACACACAATCGAGTGCTGCATCTCCACCCGTGTCTCAGGATAGTCCACTCTGTAGTGGGCGCCACGCGACTCGCGCCGCTCCAGCGCCACCGTCACCATCGCCCGCGCAATCGTCAGCATGTTCGCGGTCTCCAGCTCAAACGCATTCGCCGACCGCCGGTTGCATCCGCGCCAGCTCGCCATCTGCTCTGCTGCTTCGCGCAACCCATCGCGGCTGCGCTCAATGCCCACGCGGTTCCACATCAGCGTCTGCAGCTCGCCACGCTGCGCCTCGCGCGCGCCTCGCTCTTCGGTCATCGCCAACGCCAGCACCGCGCCTCTCACCTCGGGCCAGCGTCGCACATCGTCCTGCGGCAACTGCTCCGCGCACCGCCACGCATATACCAGGCTCTCCAGCAGCGAGTTGCTCGCCAGCCGGTTCGCACCATGCACCCCTGTACAGGCCACTTCACCCGCCGCATATAGCCCGGCAATCGACGTTCGCCCCCACAGATCCGTCTTCACTCCGCCCATCCAGTAGTGCGCCGCCGGAGTCACCGGCACTGGTTCCTTCGTCCAGTCGAACCCGCGCGCCTTCACCGCAGCATCGATCGTTGGAAACCGCTTTGCCAGAAATCCCGCGCCCATCTCACGCTCCAGCCGTGCCGCATCCAGCAGCACCGGCTTGCCCCCTTGCAGGGCCATCTGCCATGCTATCGACCGCGCCACCACATCCCGCGGTGCAAGCTCCGCATCAGGATGCAGCTTCTGCATGAACCGCTCGCCCTTGGCATCCAGCAGCACGGCGCCCTCACCGCGGACCGCTTCGGAGATCAAAAACGTCTCCCGGGTAGCCAGCGCTGTCGGATGAAACTGATAGAACTCAATGTCCGCTAGCTGCACCCCGGCTCGTAGCGCCAGCGCCACGCCATCGCCCGTCGCCACAACCGGGTTCGTACTGTAGCGATACAGCTGGCCGGCCCCGCCGCACGCTAGAACCACTGCATCCGCATCCAGCACGCTGCGCTTCCCATCGTCGCTTAGTATCTCCAGCCCACGCGCACGTTCATCTTTTACCACCAGCTCGCACGCAAACGTATGCTCCATCACAAGCACATTCGCCGCACGCACCGCGCGCACCAGCGTCATCTCCAGGTTCAGCCCTGTAGCATCGCCGCCGGCATGGAGCACCCGCGCATGGCCATGCGCCGCCTCCAACCCGCGCGCCAGCTCACCTTCATGCGTATCGAATGCAACACCGAGCCGGATCAAATCACGAATCCGCAGCGGCCCCTCGCTGCACAGCACCTCCACCGCAGCGGCATCGCACAGTCCAGCTCCCGCACTCAACGTGTCCGCAATGTGCTCCGGCACGCTGTCGTCCTCAAACATCACCGCCGCAATGCCGCCCTGCGCCCAGCGAGTATTGCTATCTGCGAGCGCCGCCTTGGTCACCAGCGTGACCTCGCACTTGTCACTCAATTCCAGCGCGGCCACCAGCCCCGCAATGCCACTACCTACGACGACGACTCTCTTCATGCACTCACCGTCGTCCCGGGCGAAGTCACAACCGACTTCGGCGGCAGTACGCTCAACATTCGCTCTAGCGCCACCCTCGCATGGATCGCAACCTGTTCCGACACTGTGATCTGGTTCAGCACCTCGCCGCGCAGCAGCCCTTCCATCACCCACGCCAGATACCCCGGATGAATCCGGTACATCGTTGAGCACGGGCACACAATTGAGTCCAGGCAAAAAATCGTATGCTGTGGATGATCATTCGCCAGCCGCTGCACCAAGTTGATCTCCGTCCCGATAGCAAACGTCGTCGGCTCCACCGCCGCCTCAATCACCTTGCGAATATAGTCTGTCGATCCCGAAGCATCCGCCGCGTCGACAACCTCCATAGGGCACTCCGGATGCACGATCACCTTCACCCCAGGATGCCGCTCGCGCGCGTTTTTGATCTGGTTCACCGTAAACCGCTTATGCACCGAGCAGAACCCATGCCACAACAACACGCGCGCATCGCGCAAAGCCTCCGCAGTATTGCCACCAAGTTCCTTGTTCGGGTTCCACATCGGCATCTGCTCCAGCGGAATCCCCATCGCCTTCCCCGTATTCCGTCCCAAATGTTGATCAGGAAAAAACAGCACCCGCTGCCCACGCTCAAACGCCCACTTCAGCACTGCGCTCGCATTCGACGATGTGCAAACAATCCCGCCGCGCTCCCCGCAAAACCCCTTCAGCGCCGCCGACGAGTTCATATACGTCACCGGAATCACCGGCACCCGCCCCGCCGCATCCGGCGCCGTCCCATATAGCTCTTCCTGCTGCTCCCAGCAATCCATCACCGAATCCAGATCGGCCATGTCCGCCATCGAGCATCCCGCCGCCAGGTTCGGCAGAATCACCTTTTGCTCCGGCCCCGACAGCATCTCCGCCGTCTCCGCCATAAAGTGCACACCGCAGAACACAATCGCCTCGGCCTTCGGACGCGTCTTCGTCGCCTGCGCCAGCTGGAATGAGTCGCCCACAAAGTCGGCATACTTCACCACCTCATCGCGCTGATAGAAGTGCCCGAGCACTACGAGCCGCTCGCCCAGTTCTGCCTTCGCCGCCAGAATCCGCCGGTTCAGCTCGTCCCTTGAAGCCTCGCGATACTCCCGCGGCAAACTCCCCTGACGTGGCGTCGCTTCGGCCAAAGAGCGCGGCAGCACGTCCCACATCGACGCCCCCGGCCCATATCCTGGCTCTTTCGCATCCAGTTCCCAGGGCGCGTCAGCCAACGCCGCCGAACAC carries:
- the nadA gene encoding quinolinate synthase NadA: MPSVEETIQLIRIGERPGVVTTCSAALADAPWELDAKEPGYGPGASMWDVLPRSLAEATPRQGSLPREYREASRDELNRRILAAKAELGERLVVLGHFYQRDEVVKYADFVGDSFQLAQATKTRPKAEAIVFCGVHFMAETAEMLSGPEQKVILPNLAAGCSMADMADLDSVMDCWEQQEELYGTAPDAAGRVPVIPVTYMNSSAALKGFCGERGGIVCTSSNASAVLKWAFERGQRVLFFPDQHLGRNTGKAMGIPLEQMPMWNPNKELGGNTAEALRDARVLLWHGFCSVHKRFTVNQIKNARERHPGVKVIVHPECPMEVVDAADASGSTDYIRKVIEAAVEPTTFAIGTEINLVQRLANDHPQHTIFCLDSIVCPCSTMYRIHPGYLAWVMEGLLRGEVLNQITVSEQVAIHARVALERMLSVLPPKSVVTSPGTTVSA